The following proteins are encoded in a genomic region of Chromatiales bacterium:
- a CDS encoding translocation/assembly module TamB domain-containing protein — MMRRLLYGLLVVFIVLATLLTLLFGTEPGSRWLVQRGAALAPGELHFEGLRGSFLQGLEFEGLRYEQAGLSAGVQRLELRVNALALFAGRLAVSRLHADDIDIVTAAGDEAPVTDTPFAPPAAIALPLRLSLSDVVLRRLAFSPGGGDPVRVEAVRLEAVLGEVLRIRQLDVALEGLALGLAGQAGLAMPYPVALTLDWRWQAPAAVAEGLQAQRLTGRLDLAGDLDRLAFRHALTGPLRASAEGELRDPLTAAPAWRVAADWEAFAWRLAGGEALAVEAGDLQAEGGMAEYRFSLATALTPPGFPRQGLTLAGQGNRQGIDDLRLEATGDIGRLLVAGALDWQEMPAWDLAITGEALAPGVLDPRLDGRLDLQARSDGRLDPATGPTAYLEIERLDGQLRDYPVSARGSVRLEGQRLVTPGVQLRVGRNRLELSGEADRGAPDLRLAVNAPQLAALWPGLQGRLVGSLRLDDSWRAPRVDLQLTGQAMGYADWALASLAVQARGSLQGEGRLTLDAVLDELARDGERLVTRAALQGQGQRAAHRLTLDADTREGHLGLALDGGLVDAGADGGGGEGMRGLGWRGQITRLDLAGTRLGDWRLDAPAGLGADADSASLSLLCLTQAAARLCLEGGRDPQGGSRAVADLTEFPLARLDPWLPENARLEGTLAANLRLRDAAGLEVLGEARSTRAALVVEGMDGEAERIRVRAASLEAAWRDQALEATGSLSFAAGGQAGARLQAVPEGDSYRLAGQLQARLAELRWLEMLAPALREVGGRLAADLALGGTLAEPDFSGTLQLDEGRAQIPAAGIVIEDGRLQARARGLDRLTLEGEAQSGEGRLQLGGELGLRPEGLPWARLTLSGERFLAVRRPEAVVQVSPDLGLVLEGRRVEIDGSLTIPTARIELRELPPSAVSVSRDQVIVDAPPTEASPWEVLARVRLVLGEQVRLSGFGLSARLAGEVEVEERPQQPVRAEGEIRIEEGRYKAYGQDLSVERGVLVFQGPADNPGLDIRAVRHVPEYAVTAGIAIGGTLQEPRSRLFSEPAMEDSETMAYLLTGRPLSGASEADAGVLMTAIAAFGVEQGGVAARQIGEAVGLDEVAIESEGAFEQSALMLGKHLSSRLYLRYTVGLFEQASTLMLRYKLTRRLNLETQTSGEAQSMDLIYRLER; from the coding sequence GTGATGCGGCGTCTGCTCTACGGGCTGCTCGTCGTCTTCATCGTGCTGGCGACCCTGCTCACCCTGCTGTTCGGCACCGAGCCCGGCAGCCGCTGGCTGGTGCAGCGGGGCGCGGCCCTGGCCCCGGGCGAGCTGCACTTCGAGGGCCTGCGAGGCAGCTTTCTGCAGGGGCTGGAGTTCGAGGGCCTGCGCTACGAGCAGGCGGGGCTGTCGGCGGGTGTGCAGCGCCTGGAGCTGCGGGTCAATGCCCTGGCCCTGTTTGCCGGCCGCCTGGCCGTCAGCCGCCTGCACGCCGACGACATCGACATCGTCACCGCCGCGGGCGACGAGGCGCCGGTGACCGACACCCCCTTTGCGCCGCCCGCGGCCATTGCCCTGCCGCTGCGCCTCTCGTTGTCCGACGTGGTGCTGCGCCGGCTCGCCTTCTCCCCGGGCGGCGGTGATCCGGTGAGGGTCGAGGCCGTCCGGCTGGAGGCGGTCCTGGGCGAGGTGCTGCGCATCCGTCAGCTGGACGTGGCGCTGGAAGGCCTGGCCCTCGGGCTCGCGGGCCAGGCGGGACTGGCCATGCCCTATCCGGTGGCGTTGACCCTCGACTGGCGCTGGCAGGCCCCGGCGGCCGTGGCCGAGGGTCTGCAGGCGCAACGGCTCACGGGTCGCCTCGACCTTGCGGGCGACCTCGACCGCCTGGCCTTTCGGCACGCGCTGACCGGGCCGCTGCGCGCCAGCGCCGAGGGCGAGCTGCGCGACCCGCTCACGGCGGCGCCCGCCTGGCGCGTGGCGGCCGACTGGGAGGCCTTCGCCTGGCGGCTGGCCGGGGGCGAGGCACTGGCCGTCGAGGCCGGGGACCTGCAGGCCGAGGGGGGCATGGCGGAGTATCGGTTTTCCCTGGCGACGGCACTGACCCCGCCGGGGTTCCCGCGCCAGGGGCTGACGCTGGCGGGCCAGGGCAACCGGCAGGGCATCGACGACCTGCGGCTGGAGGCCACGGGTGATATCGGCAGGCTGTTGGTGGCGGGTGCGCTCGACTGGCAGGAGATGCCGGCCTGGGATCTGGCGATCACCGGCGAGGCCCTGGCCCCGGGCGTCCTCGATCCGCGCCTGGACGGCCGCCTGGACCTGCAGGCGCGCAGCGACGGTCGCCTGGACCCGGCCACCGGGCCGACCGCCTACCTCGAGATCGAGCGGCTGGACGGCCAGCTGCGCGACTACCCGGTCTCGGCCCGTGGCAGTGTGCGCCTGGAGGGACAGCGGCTGGTGACACCGGGCGTGCAGCTGCGCGTCGGGCGCAACCGCCTGGAACTGAGTGGCGAGGCCGACCGCGGGGCACCCGACCTGCGACTCGCGGTGAACGCCCCTCAGCTGGCGGCCCTCTGGCCGGGCCTGCAGGGCCGGCTCGTCGGCAGCCTCCGCCTGGATGACAGCTGGCGTGCGCCGCGTGTGGACCTGCAGCTGACCGGCCAGGCCATGGGCTATGCCGACTGGGCGCTGGCGAGCCTCGCCGTGCAGGCCCGCGGCAGCCTGCAGGGCGAGGGACGGCTGACCCTGGACGCCGTCCTTGACGAGCTCGCCCGGGACGGGGAGAGGCTGGTGACCCGCGCCGCCCTGCAGGGCCAGGGGCAGCGCGCGGCACACAGGCTGACCCTGGATGCCGACACCCGCGAGGGACATCTCGGGCTTGCGCTGGACGGCGGTCTCGTCGATGCAGGGGCAGACGGGGGGGGCGGCGAGGGCATGCGCGGCCTGGGCTGGCGCGGGCAGATCACCCGCCTGGACCTCGCCGGGACCCGGCTGGGGGACTGGCGCCTGGACGCGCCGGCCGGGCTCGGCGCCGATGCCGACTCGGCGAGTCTGTCGCTGTTGTGCCTCACCCAGGCGGCGGCCCGGCTCTGCCTGGAGGGCGGGCGCGATCCGCAGGGCGGCTCCCGCGCCGTGGCGGACCTCACGGAGTTTCCGCTGGCGCGCCTCGACCCCTGGCTGCCCGAGAACGCCCGGCTGGAAGGCACGCTCGCCGCCAACCTGCGCCTGCGTGACGCGGCCGGCCTGGAGGTGCTGGGCGAGGCCCGCAGTACCCGGGCCGCGCTCGTCGTGGAGGGGATGGATGGCGAGGCCGAGCGCATCCGCGTGCGCGCGGCCAGCCTGGAGGCCGCGTGGCGTGACCAGGCGCTGGAGGCCACCGGCAGCCTCTCCTTCGCCGCCGGCGGGCAGGCCGGCGCACGCCTTCAGGCCGTACCCGAGGGCGACAGCTACCGGCTCGCCGGCCAGCTGCAGGCGCGTCTCGCCGAGCTGCGCTGGCTGGAGATGCTGGCCCCGGCACTGCGCGAGGTCGGCGGTCGGCTGGCGGCGGATCTCGCCCTGGGCGGCACGCTGGCGGAGCCGGATTTCAGCGGGACCCTGCAGCTGGACGAGGGGCGGGCCCAGATCCCGGCTGCCGGCATCGTCATCGAGGACGGGCGCCTGCAGGCCCGCGCCCGGGGGCTGGACCGGCTCACCCTGGAGGGCGAGGCGCAGTCGGGCGAGGGTCGCCTGCAGCTGGGGGGTGAGCTCGGCCTGCGTCCGGAGGGCCTGCCCTGGGCCCGGCTGACGCTGTCGGGCGAGCGCTTCCTGGCCGTGCGACGTCCCGAGGCAGTCGTGCAGGTCTCGCCCGACCTCGGCCTGGTGCTGGAGGGGCGACGGGTGGAGATCGACGGCAGTCTGACCATCCCCACGGCCCGCATCGAGTTGCGCGAGCTGCCGCCCTCGGCGGTGTCCGTCTCCCGCGACCAGGTGATCGTGGACGCGCCGCCCACCGAGGCCTCGCCCTGGGAGGTGCTGGCGCGGGTGCGCCTGGTGCTGGGCGAGCAGGTGCGCCTGAGCGGCTTCGGCCTCAGCGCCCGACTGGCCGGCGAGGTCGAGGTGGAGGAGCGGCCGCAACAGCCGGTGCGGGCAGAGGGCGAGATCCGCATCGAGGAGGGGCGCTACAAGGCCTATGGGCAGGACCTCAGCGTGGAGCGCGGCGTGCTGGTCTTCCAGGGGCCGGCCGACAATCCCGGTCTGGACATCCGTGCGGTGCGCCACGTGCCCGAATACGCGGTCACGGCCGGCATCGCCATCGGGGGCACCCTGCAGGAGCCGCGTTCGCGCCTCTTTTCCGAGCCGGCCATGGAGGACAGCGAGACCATGGCCTACCTGCTGACTGGCCGCCCCCTGTCCGGCGCCTCGGAGGCCGATGCCGGCGTGCTGATGACCGCCATCGCCGCCTTCGGCGTGGAGCAGGGCGGGGTGGCCGCCCGGCAGATCGGCGAGGCAGTGGGGCTGGACGAGGTGGCCATCGAGTCCGAGGGGGCCTTCGAACAGAGTGCGCTGATGCTCGGCAAGCATCTCTCCTCGCGGCTCTACCTGCGCTATACCGTGGGTCTGTTCGAGCAGGCCTCTACGCTGATGCTGCGCTACAAGCTCACGCGCCGTCTCAACCTCGAGACCCAGACCAGTGGCGAGGCGCAGAGCATGGACCTCATCTACCGGCTCGAGCGTTAA
- a CDS encoding TlpA family protein disulfide reductase translates to MTRDHSPAFALSGACLFCVMLWAVLALPASAAERTVTVDGDEVPVATYPADGGRLALWIPAEYGVLEAYHETARALQAEGVESWIADPYTTWFLPVASSSLDAIPDTLVGALIDAAHEATGKQVFLVSHDQGAAVALHGAQRWQRGGGRREGLGGAVLVSPYLLEGTPEVGEEGRYLPIARATNLPLYLLQPERSPLHPRLPDLKAALAVGGSDVFTHRLAGLRDRYFFRPDAMDREHAAADELPGLLRNALALLETQPAARTAVPMAEGERRSRTGRSERLLAPYRGDPEPPPLALKGLDGGTRDLADRRGEVVLVNFWASWCPPCVHEMPSMQRLADRYADRPFTILAVNLAEDEADVRAFVERHELRFPVLLDPAGESIDAWKVFAYPTSYVIDHRGEIRYALFGAIDWLEPEVLKTIESLLDEAG, encoded by the coding sequence ATGACCCGGGATCACTCACCAGCCTTCGCCCTGTCTGGCGCCTGCCTCTTCTGCGTCATGCTCTGGGCCGTCCTCGCCCTGCCGGCCAGTGCCGCCGAACGCACGGTGACGGTGGACGGGGACGAGGTGCCGGTGGCGACTTATCCGGCCGACGGCGGGCGCCTGGCCCTGTGGATACCGGCCGAGTACGGCGTGCTGGAGGCCTATCACGAGACCGCGCGGGCGCTGCAGGCCGAGGGCGTGGAATCCTGGATCGCCGATCCCTACACCACCTGGTTCCTGCCGGTGGCGTCCAGCAGTCTCGACGCGATTCCCGATACGCTGGTCGGCGCCCTGATCGATGCCGCGCACGAGGCCACCGGCAAGCAGGTCTTTCTCGTCTCGCACGACCAGGGGGCGGCGGTCGCGCTCCACGGCGCGCAGCGCTGGCAGCGCGGGGGCGGCCGGCGCGAGGGCCTGGGCGGGGCAGTGCTGGTCAGTCCCTATCTCCTGGAGGGCACGCCCGAGGTCGGCGAGGAGGGGCGCTACCTGCCGATTGCCCGTGCCACCAACCTGCCGCTGTATCTCCTGCAGCCCGAGCGCTCGCCCCTGCATCCACGCCTGCCGGACCTGAAGGCCGCGCTGGCGGTCGGCGGCAGCGATGTCTTCACGCACCGACTCGCCGGCCTGCGCGACCGCTACTTCTTCCGCCCCGATGCCATGGACCGCGAACATGCAGCGGCTGACGAACTGCCGGGGCTGCTGCGCAATGCCCTTGCGCTGCTCGAGACGCAGCCGGCGGCGCGCACGGCCGTGCCCATGGCCGAGGGCGAGCGGCGCTCGCGCACCGGGCGCAGCGAGCGCCTGCTCGCCCCCTATCGCGGCGATCCCGAGCCTCCGCCACTCGCCCTGAAAGGCCTGGACGGCGGTACCCGCGACCTGGCCGACCGGCGCGGCGAGGTGGTGCTGGTGAATTTCTGGGCCAGCTGGTGTCCGCCCTGCGTGCACGAGATGCCTTCCATGCAGCGACTCGCCGACCGCTATGCCGATCGCCCCTTCACCATCCTCGCCGTCAACCTGGCCGAGGACGAGGCCGACGTGCGGGCCTTCGTCGAGCGCCACGAACTGCGCTTTCCCGTGCTGCTCGACCCGGCGGGCGAGAGCATCGACGCCTGGAAGGTCTTCGCCTATCCGACGAGCTACGTGATCGACCACCGCGGCGAGATCCGCTATGCCCTGTTCGGCGCCATCGACTGGCTGGAGCCCGAGGTGCTGAAGACTATCGAGTCCCTGCTGGACGAGGCCGGATGA
- a CDS encoding patatin-like phospholipase family protein yields MNARPLAVRAVVPGMLRWLLVALALFALTACGALPRQPVPSPIANAAEPLPGVAAVRAWSGSFSEQFEDDLLLAARQAHLAGTLAGRNPWEGSDILAISGGADYGAFGAGLLCGWTAAGTRPQFKVVTGISAGALLAPFVFLGPGQDEAMKAAFTRTSADDIFRARWLSVLWSDGLVDTAPLARLIARNFDEAFLAKVA; encoded by the coding sequence ATGAACGCGCGTCCTCTCGCGGTCCGGGCGGTCGTGCCCGGCATGCTGCGCTGGCTGCTGGTCGCGCTCGCCCTGTTCGCGCTCACCGCCTGCGGCGCACTCCCGCGCCAGCCGGTACCCTCGCCGATCGCCAATGCCGCCGAGCCCCTGCCGGGCGTGGCCGCGGTGCGCGCCTGGTCCGGCAGCTTCAGCGAGCAGTTCGAGGACGACCTGCTGCTGGCCGCACGGCAGGCGCATCTGGCCGGCACGCTGGCCGGCCGCAACCCCTGGGAAGGTTCGGACATCCTCGCCATCTCGGGTGGTGCAGATTACGGTGCCTTCGGTGCCGGCCTGCTCTGTGGCTGGACGGCGGCGGGTACGCGCCCACAGTTCAAGGTGGTCACCGGCATCAGTGCCGGCGCGCTGCTCGCCCCCTTCGTCTTTCTCGGTCCCGGGCAGGACGAGGCCATGAAGGCCGCCTTCACACGCACCAGTGCGGACGACATCTTCCGCGCCCGCTGGCTCAGCGTGCTGTGGAGCGACGGCCTGGTGGATACCGCCCCGCTGGCCCGGCTCATCGCCCGCAACTTCGACGAGGCCTTTCTCGCAAAGGTCGCCTAG
- a CDS encoding Crp/Fnr family transcriptional regulator — MMLFSQLPPESFAHLLQPIDNERYPPDSVLYHEGRPGRMVFSIRRGLVKLLSQDSEGGERIVRLVGKGAVVGLELLEKGASYRHTAVAVQEVDLCAIPLVTLRDLEAHYPSLCDRIREQLQYQIDRADQWIKHLNTGKARVRIAELLLLLAEIGGDSNGDIPLLHRDDMAAVVGITKETASRIIAEFKRHRLLYKVAANLYRVEVQRLRELIAHESRSGGD; from the coding sequence ATGATGCTGTTTTCGCAGCTGCCGCCCGAGAGTTTTGCCCATTTGCTGCAGCCGATCGACAACGAGCGTTACCCGCCAGACAGCGTCCTCTACCATGAAGGTCGCCCCGGACGCATGGTGTTCTCGATCCGGCGTGGCCTGGTCAAGCTGCTATCGCAGGACAGCGAAGGCGGCGAGCGCATCGTGCGCTTGGTCGGCAAGGGGGCGGTGGTCGGTCTCGAGCTGCTGGAAAAGGGGGCAAGCTACCGCCACACGGCCGTTGCGGTGCAGGAGGTGGACCTGTGCGCCATTCCGCTGGTCACGCTGAGAGACCTGGAAGCGCATTATCCCTCTCTCTGCGACCGCATTCGCGAGCAGCTGCAGTACCAGATCGATCGTGCCGATCAGTGGATCAAGCACCTGAACACCGGCAAGGCGCGGGTGCGCATTGCCGAGCTGCTGCTGTTGCTGGCGGAGATCGGTGGCGACAGCAACGGCGACATCCCGCTCCTGCACCGTGACGACATGGCGGCTGTGGTGGGGATTACCAAGGAAACCGCCAGTCGCATCATCGCCGAATTCAAGCGACACCGGCTGCTCTACAAGGTGGCCGCCAATCTTTACCGGGTAGAGGTGCAACGCCTGCGTGAGCTGATCGCGCATGAGTCACGTTCGGGCGGGGATTGA
- a CDS encoding glutathione S-transferase family protein has protein sequence MTMQLVSFKLCPFVQRSVITLIEKGVDYDITYIDLAEPPDWFLAISPFGKVPVLRVDDTVLFESAVINEYLDEIHPPSLHPVDPLKKAQNRAWIEFGSALIVDQYQMMTAVDDDAFDTHHHAVVKKLAQLESLLGDGPFFNGEHFSLVDAALAPLFLRFEVLNGWHALDVYDGLEKVPAWHRALLARPSTRASVVPDFDTLLRDYIRAHGPYGAQLFG, from the coding sequence ATGACCATGCAACTCGTCAGTTTCAAGCTCTGTCCCTTCGTCCAGCGCTCGGTCATCACCCTCATCGAGAAAGGCGTGGACTACGACATCACCTACATCGACCTCGCCGAGCCGCCGGACTGGTTCCTGGCGATCTCGCCCTTCGGCAAGGTCCCGGTGCTGCGGGTGGACGACACCGTGCTGTTCGAGTCGGCAGTCATCAATGAATATCTCGACGAGATCCACCCGCCCTCGCTGCACCCGGTCGATCCGCTGAAAAAGGCACAGAACCGCGCCTGGATCGAGTTCGGCTCGGCGCTCATCGTCGACCAGTACCAGATGATGACGGCGGTGGACGACGATGCCTTCGATACGCACCACCACGCGGTGGTGAAGAAGCTCGCGCAGCTCGAGAGCCTGCTCGGAGACGGGCCGTTCTTCAACGGTGAGCATTTCAGCCTGGTGGACGCCGCGCTCGCGCCGCTGTTCCTGCGCTTCGAGGTGCTGAACGGCTGGCATGCGCTGGACGTCTACGACGGGCTCGAGAAGGTGCCGGCCTGGCACCGGGCGCTGCTGGCCCGCCCGTCCACGCGTGCCTCGGTGGTGCCGGACTTCGATACCCTGCTGCGCGACTACATCCGCGCGCACGGCCCCTACGGCGCGCAGCTGTTCGGCTGA
- a CDS encoding MBL fold metallo-hydrolase yields the protein MIFRQLYEPDSSTYTYLLGCPDTRQAVLIDPALDTVERDLKVLEELGLTLAWTVDTHHHADHLTGASVLRSRTGCKVAYPAVEMPACADLGLKEGEPLTVGSITLHPLFTPGHTSHHHCYRVDTDTHTLLFTGDALLIDACGRTDFQSGDAHTLYRSVHDKLFSLPDDTIVYPCHDYEGRYISTIAQEKKRNPRLGGGRGEAEFVAIMDGLDLPYPRKIDFAVPGNEQCGKCPPNVPEEYRRPCDLHDQG from the coding sequence ATGATCTTTCGCCAGCTTTACGAACCGGACTCCAGCACCTATACCTACCTGCTCGGTTGCCCGGATACACGACAGGCCGTGCTGATCGACCCGGCCTTGGATACGGTCGAGCGCGACCTGAAGGTACTGGAGGAACTCGGGCTGACGCTCGCCTGGACGGTCGACACGCATCACCATGCCGATCACCTGACCGGCGCGAGCGTGCTGCGCAGCCGCACCGGCTGCAAGGTCGCCTATCCGGCGGTGGAAATGCCGGCATGTGCCGACCTGGGGCTGAAGGAGGGCGAGCCGCTGACGGTGGGCTCCATCACGCTGCACCCGCTGTTCACGCCCGGCCATACCTCGCATCACCACTGCTACCGCGTCGACACCGATACCCACACGCTGCTCTTTACCGGCGATGCGCTGCTGATCGATGCCTGCGGACGTACCGACTTCCAGTCCGGTGATGCACACACGCTGTATCGCAGCGTGCACGACAAGCTGTTCAGCCTGCCGGACGATACCATCGTCTACCCCTGTCACGACTACGAGGGGCGTTACATCTCCACCATCGCTCAGGAGAAGAAGCGCAATCCACGCCTGGGCGGCGGCAGGGGCGAGGCCGAGTTCGTTGCCATCATGGACGGACTCGACCTGCCCTACCCACGCAAGATCGACTTCGCCGTGCCGGGCAACGAGCAGTGCGGCAAGTGCCCGCCGAACGTCCCGGAGGAATACCGCAGGCCCTGCGACCTGCACGACCAGGGGTGA
- a CDS encoding cytochrome c4, translating to MGDAAAGRTIAMQGNGKGAVACVSCHGAAGEGNAAAGFPRLAGLNAEYLVKQLQDYKAGTRQNPVMQPFGAALTSQEMLDVAAYYARLEPTGSQGPADDNALGEKLALRGDWGNDIPACVSCHGPGGRGIDPYFPAIAGQHAGYIRSQIQAWKGGTRKNDANDLMRVVAERMTDEQIEAVSRYFAGQPPVKPTSGDKP from the coding sequence ATGGGTGATGCGGCGGCGGGCCGGACCATTGCCATGCAGGGCAATGGCAAGGGGGCGGTGGCCTGCGTCAGTTGCCACGGGGCCGCCGGCGAGGGGAATGCCGCGGCCGGCTTTCCGCGCCTGGCCGGCCTGAATGCCGAATACCTCGTCAAGCAGCTGCAGGACTACAAGGCCGGCACACGGCAGAACCCGGTCATGCAGCCCTTCGGCGCCGCCCTCACCAGCCAGGAGATGCTGGATGTGGCGGCCTACTACGCGAGGCTCGAACCGACCGGCAGCCAGGGGCCTGCCGATGACAACGCCCTGGGCGAGAAGCTCGCACTGCGTGGCGACTGGGGCAACGACATCCCGGCCTGTGTCAGCTGCCATGGCCCCGGCGGGCGTGGTATCGATCCCTATTTCCCGGCCATCGCGGGTCAGCACGCGGGTTATATCCGGTCGCAGATCCAGGCCTGGAAGGGCGGCACCCGCAAGAACGACGCCAATGACCTCATGCGCGTGGTGGCCGAGCGGATGACCGATGAACAGATCGAGGCGGTGTCCCGGTATTTCGCCGGCCAGCCCCCCGTGAAACCGACCTCGGGAGACAAGCCATGA
- a CDS encoding c-type cytochrome, translated as MIRQVLLFLCAFCLSATLAAEQTRDYQVELPASPDNAPGFTPPPESEIPDDQFGEMVRYGRDLFVNTQQLRGKYVGNDMNCVNCHVDAGRRADSAPLWAAYTMYPAYRKKNDRVNTMEERIQGCFRYSMNGSPPPSGSPELTALITYHYWLAKGAPTGVALEGRGYPKLDAPEKKPDIRRGREVFQAQCAICHGDDGMGRMAEGEVAFPPLWGEGSYNWGAGMHRVNTAAAFIHSNMPLGKPYSLSEQQAWDVAAYINSHERPQDPRHEGDLKATDQTFHAHQCFYGDKIDGQALGTRSYPNPLE; from the coding sequence ATGATTCGCCAGGTCCTGCTGTTTCTCTGCGCGTTCTGCCTGAGCGCGACGCTGGCTGCCGAGCAGACGCGCGACTATCAGGTCGAGCTGCCCGCCTCGCCGGACAATGCCCCCGGGTTCACGCCCCCGCCCGAGTCCGAGATCCCGGATGACCAGTTCGGTGAGATGGTGCGTTACGGTCGCGACCTGTTCGTGAACACCCAGCAGCTACGCGGCAAGTACGTCGGCAATGACATGAACTGCGTGAACTGTCATGTCGATGCCGGCCGGCGCGCCGACTCCGCACCGCTGTGGGCCGCCTATACCATGTATCCCGCCTACCGGAAGAAGAACGACCGGGTGAATACCATGGAAGAGCGCATCCAGGGCTGCTTCCGCTACAGCATGAACGGCAGCCCGCCGCCATCCGGTAGCCCCGAACTCACCGCGCTGATCACCTACCACTACTGGCTGGCCAAGGGGGCGCCTACCGGTGTGGCGCTGGAGGGGCGTGGTTATCCGAAGCTGGATGCGCCGGAGAAGAAGCCGGACATCCGGCGCGGCCGCGAGGTCTTCCAGGCACAGTGCGCCATCTGCCACGGCGACGACGGCATGGGGCGCATGGCCGAGGGCGAGGTCGCCTTCCCGCCGCTGTGGGGCGAGGGCTCCTACAACTGGGGCGCGGGCATGCACCGCGTCAATACGGCGGCCGCCTTCATCCATTCCAACATGCCGCTGGGCAAGCCCTACAGCCTGAGCGAACAGCAGGCCTGGGACGTGGCGGCCTACATCAACAGCCACGAACGCCCGCAGGACCCGCGCCACGAGGGCGACCTCAAGGCCACCGACCAGACCTTCCACGCCCACCAGTGCTTCTATGGCGACAAGATCGACGGGCAGGCGCTGGGGACACGCTCCTATCCAAACCCGTTGGAGTAG
- the dauA gene encoding C4-dicarboxylic acid transporter DauA has product MSYRTFLSHWPAFAAGLRSAWGAGYGPGELRRDLLAGVTVGIVSLPLSMALAIAIGVPPQHGLYTAIIAGIVTALAGGSRFNITGPTAAFVAILFPIVQQYGVGGLMLATLMAGLILVVLGVTRMGTLIRYVPHPVVLGFTAGIAVVIAALQLPGFLGLQVAGTGEHFVDNLVLVVRGLPTLQPAEFAVGVFTLGVLVVWPRISARLPVSLPGPLVALVLAAVAGWVINHLVDGHTVGTIATNFHWMIDGREGGGIPPVAPGLVLPWQLPGADGQPLVITFGLIRELLAPAIAIAILGAIESLLCASVADGITQTRHNPNGELVGQGLGNLVAPLFGGITATAAIARTATNIRSGAVSPLAAVFHSLTILLAVMSLAGLLGLVPMAALAALLLVVAWNMSEARHFLHTLRAAPGGDVAVLLTSFGLTVLFDMVLAVAVGIGLAAALFIRRMAQITGARRMESRELQLPEDLPAEIAVFDMNGPLFFGAAEKALDVLQLVDGNVKIIVVDMRDVTSLDATGMVAIEGMLHTMSRRGTGLVFAGLHPRLITKLRRAGVRKTRGVLTYARDIDSALKVARRWVGGD; this is encoded by the coding sequence TTGTCCTATCGAACATTTCTGAGTCACTGGCCGGCCTTTGCCGCCGGGTTGCGTTCGGCCTGGGGGGCGGGTTATGGCCCGGGCGAGTTGCGGCGTGACCTGCTCGCCGGTGTGACGGTGGGTATCGTGTCGCTCCCGCTCTCCATGGCCCTGGCCATCGCCATCGGTGTGCCGCCGCAGCATGGTCTGTACACCGCGATCATCGCCGGTATCGTCACCGCCCTGGCGGGTGGCTCGCGTTTCAACATCACCGGTCCCACCGCCGCCTTCGTCGCCATTCTCTTTCCGATCGTGCAGCAATACGGTGTCGGCGGGCTGATGCTCGCCACGCTGATGGCGGGGCTGATTCTCGTGGTGCTCGGCGTCACCCGCATGGGGACGCTGATCCGGTACGTGCCGCATCCGGTGGTGCTGGGATTCACCGCGGGGATTGCCGTGGTCATCGCAGCACTGCAGTTGCCGGGCTTTCTCGGTCTGCAGGTCGCGGGTACGGGCGAGCACTTCGTCGACAACCTCGTGCTGGTCGTCAGGGGGCTGCCGACCCTGCAGCCGGCCGAGTTCGCTGTCGGGGTCTTTACCCTGGGGGTGCTCGTCGTCTGGCCGCGGATCTCCGCGCGCCTGCCGGTCTCGCTGCCCGGTCCGCTGGTGGCGCTGGTGCTGGCTGCGGTGGCAGGCTGGGTGATCAACCACCTGGTGGATGGCCATACCGTTGGCACCATTGCGACGAATTTCCACTGGATGATCGATGGGCGCGAAGGTGGTGGCATCCCGCCCGTGGCGCCCGGTCTCGTGCTGCCCTGGCAGTTGCCCGGTGCGGATGGTCAGCCGCTGGTCATCACCTTCGGGCTGATACGCGAACTGCTGGCGCCGGCGATCGCGATCGCCATTCTCGGCGCGATCGAATCCCTGCTCTGCGCGAGCGTGGCGGACGGGATCACCCAGACCCGGCACAACCCCAACGGCGAACTGGTGGGACAGGGGCTGGGCAACCTGGTGGCGCCGCTGTTCGGCGGCATTACCGCCACCGCGGCGATCGCCCGCACGGCGACCAATATCCGCAGCGGGGCGGTCTCGCCGCTGGCCGCCGTGTTCCACTCGCTCACCATCCTGCTGGCCGTGATGAGCCTGGCCGGCCTGCTCGGCCTGGTGCCGATGGCTGCGCTCGCCGCGTTGCTGCTCGTGGTCGCCTGGAACATGAGCGAGGCCCGGCATTTTCTCCACACCCTGCGTGCGGCACCGGGCGGGGACGTGGCGGTATTGCTCACCAGCTTCGGGCTCACCGTGCTGTTCGACATGGTGCTGGCCGTGGCGGTGGGGATCGGCCTGGCCGCGGCACTGTTCATCCGGCGCATGGCGCAGATCACCGGCGCCCGGCGCATGGAGTCACGCGAGCTGCAGTTGCCGGAGGACCTGCCGGCCGAGATCGCGGTGTTCGACATGAACGGCCCGCTGTTCTTCGGTGCCGCGGAAAAGGCCCTGGACGTGCTGCAGCTCGTGGACGGCAACGTGAAGATCATCGTCGTGGACATGCGCGACGTGACCAGTCTGGACGCCACCGGCATGGTGGCCATCGAGGGCATGCTCCACACCATGTCCCGCCGCGGGACGGGCCTGGTCTTTGCCGGCCTGCATCCGCGCCTCATCACCAAGCTGCGTCGTGCCGGCGTGCGCAAGACACGCGGTGTGCTGACCTACGCACGCGACATCGACAGTGCCCTGAAGGTGGCGCGACGCTGGGTGGGAGGGGATTGA